From Ciconia boyciana chromosome 29, ASM3463844v1, whole genome shotgun sequence, one genomic window encodes:
- the LOC140644784 gene encoding uncharacterized protein, which translates to MQRWWGDCAYGGGDGTDDEKKKESQPMEEDQVMLEGPREEPQKPKVDMDHDIQHQPDDKQGSQVLRRPRKCSFKGTYAEDLQEDTTQPRSRSRGKVYKCVDCKKIFTWGSSLTRHRRIHTGEKPFKCLDCGKSFTQSVVLLRHWRTHTKEKPFLCTTCGKRFSWRSDLITHQRIHTGERPYACSHCEKTFRKRSHLMRHQQVLHDGTESTQMKPGQPTRVLEEKLESKKKQTLTRQGSGMKDTHAATSKSVARAKQKTHKCPECGKTFCWRNSLRRHQRNHTGERPYKCPDCGKTFNDFSNLVSHHRIHKGERPYECPECGECFTQNSSLSRHRRTHTGEKPFSCSDCGKSFTQKQKLILHQRIHTGERPYSCQQCRKTFRSSSHLATHQQIHTQESSHACLVCGKSFSVGAECLLHQRTHLEEVPVGQGASPGGDVPRNQEEEGWRRRRSRRRRDGGGRGGRMRLHYSLYPGHPRSHLHGDHRAPRSPLPPGASPPARVLPPPHPAADGMADGKENGLEEPEVFELCWDLSEVDIPQEPNPVVQYECESQPQQASEEPSNDSHGRPSPRKGGRLQACHGSRATKRTYNCSKSGKNVAGKTEGAMHKALYSCPDCGKIFSRRSFLIPHQRIHTGEKPFTCHECGKGFRVGSALNKHQRIHTGEKPYKCSDCGKRFRLTSTLSTHRKIHTRDKPYVCLVCGKTFRLSAYLLAHEATHNVDNPFRCLACGKNFSLRRYLAIHQRIHTGEKPFKCSVCGKGFNRRSILIVHQRVHTGEKPYKCPECGKSFIMSSDLAAHRRIHTGEKPYNCLNCDKSFRLSSHLARHQRSHTGERPYKCMDCGQSYTDSSGLIKHKKIHMEKKQRTSQGAHAGEGRYKCPYCSKSFHAKSALVLHRATHSGERPYRCSKCEKTFSHSATLLKHQRIHTGERPFKCPDCEKCYNDGSTLRRHRRTHTEEKPYKCPSCGECFSAIAALLKHQRFHTEGRPYRCSDCGKNFHSNFLLVTHQRIHTGEKPYTCPICKKTFRQASHRTRHQEIHRKTRAGVALRDVSEHHVQKGKTQHRVEAEVGCDDQLTSPDGASTAQQCDEMGMENTEEKPHRQNLVEEAVLKGSMEQEVNGEEKPRRCSTGRGCKPTPRSLEEERPTICEECGRSFSRSSNLAVHQRLHAGEKPYKCLECGKSFSRSSHLITHQRLHTGEKPYKCPDCGKSFSDSSTLITHQRLHTGEKPYKCPDCGKGFNQSSNLTSHQRTHTGERPYKCPECGKSFSVSSYLIRHQKIHTGERPYKCEECEKTFSQSSSLIIHQRVHTGEKPYRCVDCGKWFRNSSDLIRHQRTHTGERPYRCPDCGKSFNRSSNLMTHQRIHTGEKPYECPECGRSFTVSSALIKHQRTHREGKPYECPDCGKSFIRCSNFITHRRTHVG; encoded by the exons ATGCAGCGCTGGTGGGGGGACTGTGCGTATGGAGGAG GTGATGGGACAGACGACGAGAAGAAGAAAGAGTCCCAGCCCATGGAAGAGGACCAGGTGATGCTGGAAGGACCCAGAGAGGAGCCCCAGAAACCCAAGGTGGACATGGACCATGACATTCAGCATCAGCCAGATGATAAGCAAGGTAGCCAAGTATTGAGAAGACCCCGGAAATGCTCTTTCAAAGGGACGTATGCTGAAGACCTTCAAGAAGACACAACCCAACCAAGGAGTAGGTCCAGAGGGAAGGTGTACAAGTGTGTGGACTGCAAGAAGATCTTCACCTGGGGGAGCAGCCTGACCCGGCACCGAAGGATCCACACGGGAGAGAAGCCCTTCAAGTGCCTGGATTGCGGGAAGAGCTTCACGCAGAGCGTGGTCCTCCTGCGTCACTGGAGGACACACACCAAGGAGAAGCCCTTTCTCTGCACCACGTGCGGGAAACGTTTCTCCTGGCGCTCGGACCTCATCACCCACCAACGCATCCACACGGGAGAGCGACCGTACGCCTGCTCGCACTGTGAGAAGACCTTCCGGAAGAGGTCTCACCTCATGAGGCATCAGCAAGTCCTCCATGATG GCACCGAGAGCACCCAGATGAAGCCAGGACAACCAACCCgggtgctggaggagaagtTGGAGAGCAAGAAGAAGCAGACACTGACAAGACAAGGGAGTGGCATGAAGGACACCCACGCAGCCACAAGCAAGTCGGTGGCCCGTGCCAAGCAGAAGACCCATAAATGCCCAGAATGTGGGAAGACcttctgctggagaaacagcCTGAGACGCCACCAAAGAAATCACACAGGAGAACGACCCTACAAGTGCCCAGATTGCGGGAAGACCTTCAACGACTTCTCCAACCTCGTCTCCCACCATAGGATCCATAAGGGAGAGAGACCATACGAGTGCCCCGAGTGCGGGGAGTGCTTCACCCAGAACTCGAGCCTTTCCAGGCATCggaggacccacactggagaaaaacctttttcctgctctgattGCGGGAAATCCTTTACTCAGAAGCAAAAACTCATCTTGCACCAGCGGATCCACACTGGGGAGAGGCCGTACAGCTGCCAGCAATGCCGGAAAACCTTTCGGAGCAGCTCCCACCTCGCCACGCACCAGCAGATCCACACGCAGGAGAGCTCCCACGCGTGCCTGGTCTGCGGGAAGTCATTCAGCGTGGGTGCCGAGTGTCTTCTCCATCAGAGGACCCACTTGGAGGAGGTGCCGGTGGGCCAAGGAGCTTCTCCAGGGGGTGACGTGCCACGAAAT caggaggaggagggatggagaaggaggaggagcaggaggaggagggatggaggaggaagaggaggaaggatgcGGCTCCACTACTCACTGTATCCGGGTCACCCGAGGAGCCACCTCCACGGGGACCACCGagcgccccgcagccccctgcccccgggAGCATCGCCCCCCGCCCGGGTTCTGCCCCCGCCGCATCCCGCAG CTGACGGGATGGCggatgggaaggaaaatggCCTGGAGGAACCAGAAGTGTTTGAGCTGTGTTGGGACCTATCTGAGGTGGACATCCCTCAAGAGCCAAACCCAGTGGTGCAGTATGAGTGTGAGAGTCAACCACAGCAAGCCTCTGAAGAACCAAGCAATGACTCCCATGGACGTCCATCGCCAAGAAAGGGTGGACGGCTGCAAGCCTGCCATGGCAGCCGTGCAACAAAGAGGACCTACAACTGCAGCAAGAGCGGGAAGAACGTTGCTGGGAAGACAGAAGGGGCCATGCACAAGGCCCTCTATAGCTGTCCCGACTGCGGGAAGATCTTCAGTCGGAGGTCATTCCTTATCCCCCACCAGCGCATCCACACCGGTGAAAAGCCCTTCACCTGCCACGAGTGCGGGAAGGGTTTCCGAGTTGGGTCAGCTCTCAACAAACATCAACGGATCCATACGGGCGAGAAACCCTACAAGTGCTCGGACTGCGGGAAGCGTTTCCGTCTCACCTCCACCCTCAGCACCCATCGGAAGATCCACACCAGGGATAAACCCTACGTCTGCCTCGTTTGCGGGAAGACCTTTCGGTTGAGCGCATATCTGCTGGCCCACGAAGCCACCCATAACGTGGACAACCCTTTTCGGTGTCTTGCGTGCGGGAAGAACTTCAGCTTGAGACGGTACCTGGCCATTCATCAGCGGATCCATACGGGTGAGAAGCCGTTCAAGTGCTCGGTGTGCGGGAAGGGCTTCAACCGGAGATCGATCCTCATTGTTCACCAGCGGGTCCATACTGGGGAGAAACCCTACAAGTGCCCCGAATGCGGGAAGAGCTTCATCATGAGTTCAGACCTCGCCGCCCATCGGAGAATCCACACGGGGGAGAAACCCTACAACTGTCTCAACTGCGATAAAAGCTTTCGGTTGAGCTCCCACCTTGCGAGACACCAGCGAAGCCACACCGGGGAGAGACCGTACAAATGTATGGATTGCGGGCAAAGCTACACAGACAGCTCTGGACTCATCAAACACAAGAAGATCCACatggaaaagaagcagaggacATCTCAGGGAGCCCACGCAGGGGAGGGACGTTATAAATGCCCCTACTGTAGTAAGAGCTTCCATGCAAAGTCAGCTCTGGTCCTTCACCGGGCTACCCACAGCGGAGAGCGACCCTATAGATGCTCCAAGTGTGAGAAGACCTTCAGCCACAGCGCAACCCTACTGAAACACCAGCGAATCCATACAGGGGAGAGACCCTTCAAGTGTCCCGACTGTGAGAAGTGCTACAACGATGGCTCAACCCTTCGGAGACACCGGAGGACCCACACCGAGGAGAAACCCTATAAGTGTCCCAGTTGTGGGGAGTGTTTCAGTGCCATCGCAGCTCTCTTGAAGCACCAGCGGTTCCACACCGAGGGGAGACCTTACCGATGCTCCGACTGCGGGAAAAATTTCCACTCTAATTTTCTCCTCGTCACCCACCAACGAATCCACACAGGAGAAAAACCCTATACCTGCCCCATCTGCAAAAAAACCTTCCGCCAAGCCTCCCACCGTACGAGGCACCAGGAGATTCACAGGAAGACCAGAGCTGGCGTTGCTTTGCGTGATGTGTCCGAGCATCACGTGCAGAAAGGAAAGACCCAGCACAGAGTAGAAGCAGAGGTGGGATGTGATGATCAATTAACGAGTCCAGATGGTGCTTCCACAGCTCAACAAT GCGAtgagatggggatggagaaCACGGAGGAGAAACCCCACCGGCAGAACCTTGTGGAAGAGGCTGTTTTGAAGGGCTCCATGGAGCAGGAGGTCAACGGGGAGGAAAAGCCAAGAAGATGCTCCACGGGGAGAGGTTGCAAACCCACCCCACGAAGCTTGGAGGAGGAAAGACCGACCATCTGCGAGGAATGTGGTCGGAGCTTCAGCCGTAGCTCGAACCTGGCGGTGCACCAGCGGTTGCACGCCGGCGAGAAGCCCTACAAGTGCTTGGAGTGCGGGAAGAGCTTCAGCCGTAGCTCCCATCTCATCACCCATCAACGTCTGCACACCGGTGAGAAGCCCTACAAGTGTCCCGATTGTGGGAAGAGCTTCAGCGACAGCTCCACGCTCATCACCCACCAACGCTTGCACACTGGCGAGAAGCCCTACAAATGCCCCGATTGTGGGAAGGGCTTCAACCAGAGCTCCAACCTCACATCCCACCAACGCACCCACACCGGGGAAAGACCCTACAAGTGCCCCGAGTGCGGGAAGAGCTTCAGCGTCAGCTCCTACCTGATCCGCCACCAGAAGATCCACACCGGGGAGAGACCCTATAAGTGCGAGGAGTGCGAGAAGACGTTCAGCCAGAGCTCCAGCCTCATCATCCACCAGCGTGTCCACACCGGGGAGAAGCCCTACAGGTGCGTTGACTGCGGGAAGTGGTTTAGGAACAGCTCGGACCTCATCAGGCATCAGCGGACACATACAGGTGAGAGACCCTACCGCTGCCCCGACTGCGGGAAGAGCTTCAACCGCAGCTCCAACCTGATGACCCACCAACGCATCCATACCGGGGAGAAGCCCTACGAGTGTCCTGAGTGCGGTAGGAGCTTCACCGTGAGTTCTGCCTTGATTAAACACCAAAGGACCCACCGGGAAGGGAAGCCCTATGAGTGCCCTGACTGCGGGAAGAGCTTTATCCGCTGTTCGAACTTCATTACCCATCGAAGGACCCACGTTGGGTAG
- the LOC140644852 gene encoding uncharacterized protein, producing MEVMTMEDAAVPLVPVPTACGGDTMKRNGDTVVLPAGEGCWGWSVSPADLGTIKEEEKWQQDAPEQADAPVEPPTSSQQQSPRTHPGGSPLPGDNGSNEAPNTCRECGKSFRCRSALVNHHRIHTDERPFGCQDCGRRFNRRSNLTTHRRIHTGDLPYKCPDCGKSYRVSSTLLRHRKTHTDERPYRCDECGKSFRHKSTLTIHHRVHSGERPYKCPECHKSFKNSSELVRHGRIHTSERPYDCSQCGRRFGDTSQLVRHWRTHTGERPYHCSQCGRRFSDSSQLARHQQTHAVKHKHPDSTCGKSFSNRPKLAKHQLVHTGERDYRCPDCGRGFNRRSNLVVHQRSHLEQKPYICLDCPKSFTSSTQLIQHRQIHSEEKP from the exons ATGGAGGTGATGACCATGGAAGATGCTGCCGTGCCTCTCGTCCCGGTCCCGACAGCCTGCGGTGGGGACACCATGAAGAGGAACGGGGACACCGTGGTCCTGCCGG CCGGAGAGGGCTGCTGGGGATGGTCTGTCTCCCCAGCAGATTTGGGGACAAtcaaggaggaggagaaatggcAGCAGGATGCTCCTGAGCAAGCGGACGCACCAGTGGAACCCCCAacctccagccagcagcagtcCCCAAGGACCCACCCTGGGGGatcccccctcccaggggacAACGGGAGCAATGAGGCACCCAACACATGCCGGGAATGCGGGAAGAGCTTCCGTTGCCGCTCGGCGTTGGTGAACCACCATCGGATACACACGGATGAACGACCCTTCGGCTGCCAGGATTGCGGACGCCGCTTCAACCGTCGCTCCAACCTGACCACCCACCGACGCATCCACACCGGTGACTTGCCCTACAAGTGTCCCGATTGCGGGAAGAGCTACCGCGTCAGCTCCACTCTCCTACGGCATCGGAAGACGCACACGGACGAACGACCTTACCGGTGTGATGAATGCGGGAAGAGCTTCAGGCACAAATCAACGTTGACCATCCATCACCGCGTGCATTCGGGGGAGAGGCCCTACAAGTGCCCCGAGTGCCACAAGAGCTTCAAGAACAGCTCGGAGCTGGTGCGACATGGGCGGATCCACACCAGCGAGCGACCCTACGATTGCTCCCAATGCGGGCGACGTTTCGGCGACACCTCCCAACTGGTGCGGCATTGGCGGACCCACACCGGCGAGCGACCCTACCATTGCTCCCAATGCGGGCGGCGTTTCAGCGACAGCTCCCAACTGGCGCGGCATCAGCAGACGCACGCCGTCAAGCACAAGCACCCCGACTCAACCTGTGGGAAGAGCTTTTCCAACCGTCCCAAGCTCGCCAAGCACCAACTGGTGCACACCGGTGAGAGAGATTACCGCTGCCCCGACTGCGGCAGAGGCTTCAACCGTCGCTCCAACCTCGTGGTTCACCAGCGGTCCCACCTGGAGCAGAAACCCTATATTTGCCTTGATTGCCCCAAAAGCTTCACCAGCAGCACCCAACTCATCCAGCATCGGCAGATCCATAGCGAGGAGAAGCCTTAG
- the SH3BP5L gene encoding SH3 domain-binding protein 5-like encodes MGDAEERLVWGTNGGDGRQTPPGQLGVSPGADEDEVGAAVSGGASDVEDPRTPPKVVGEEEEEEEELDPRIQEELEHLNQANEEINRVELQLDEARTAYRRILSESARKLNTQGSQLGNCIEKARPYYEARRLAKEAQQETQKAALRYERAVSMHNAAREMVFVAEQGVMADKNRLDPTWQEMLNHATCKVNEAEEERLRSEREHQRVTQLCQQAEAKVQALQKSLKRVIVKSKPYFELKAQFNQILEEHKAKVTALERLVSQAKTRYSVALRNLEQISEQIHARRLQRLIVRRASPVGAEASPQHAGTEVGVTGGTHLGAECPPADTLSVLSLQTIASDLQKFDSVEHLLGLSDATSLNSDELEEREQRRGGQGHFKHHRSISL; translated from the exons ATGGGGGACGCGGAGGAGAGGCTGGTTTGGGGGACGAACGGAGGGGACGGACGCCAGACACCTCCCGGGCAGCTGGGGGTCTCCCCGGGGGCGGATGAGGATGAGGTGGGGGCGGCCGTTTCGGGGGGGGCGTCTGATGTCGAAGACCCCAGGACACCCCCGAAAGTGgtaggagaggaggaggaggaggaggaagagctggacCCCAGGATACAG gaggagctggagcatcTCAACCAGGCCAATGAGGAGATCAACCGGGTGGAGCTCCAGCTGGAT GAAGCCCGCACCGCGTATCGCCGGATCCTTTCCGAGTCTGCCAGGAAGCTCAACACCCAAGGCTCCCAGTTGGGCAACTGCATCGAGAAAGCTCGACCCTACTACGAAGCCCGGCGCCTTGCCAAGGAG GCTCAGCAGGAGACGCAGAAAGCGGCGTTGCGGTACGAGCGAGCCGTCAGCATGCACAACGCCGCTCGCGAGATGGTCTTCGTGGCGGAGCAGGGGGTCATGGCCGACAAGAACCGTTTGGATCCCACCTGGCAGGAGATGCTCAACCACGCTACTTGCAAA gtCAACGAGGCGGAGGAAGAGCGGCTGCGGAGCGAGCGGGAGCACCAACGCGTGACCCAGCTGTGTCAGCAAGCCGAGGCCAAGGTCCaagccctccagaagtccctcAAACGCGTCATCGTTAAGAGCAAGCCTTATTTCGAGCTGAAAGCCCAGTTCAACCAGATCCTCGAG GAGCACAAGGCCAAGGTGACGGCGCTGGAGCGGTTGGTGTCACAAGCCAAGACGCGTTATTCGGTGGCCCTGCGTAACCTGGAGCAGATCAGCGAACAGATCCACGCTCGACGTCTCCAACGCCTCATCGTTCGTCGAGCTTCGCCGGTGGGAGCCGAAGCCAGTCCCCAACACGCCGGTACCGAGGTGGGGGTGACAGGAGGGACACATTTGGGGGCTGAGTGCCCCCCAGCCGACACGCTTTCGGTGCTCAGCCTTCAAACCATCGCCTCCGACCTGCAGAAGTTCGACTCGGTCGAACATTTATTGGGCTTGTCGGACGCTACCAGCCTCAACAGCGACGAGCTGGAGGAACGGGAGCAAcgccggggcgggcagggtCACTTCAAACATCACCGAAGCATCAGCCTTTAG
- the LOC140644814 gene encoding uncharacterized protein isoform X5 yields MQENHEALASPGEGPASAGLSATTPNHQENPPGTDSAHPLLPGKGFDTLEDPIPRDKRRFFCTECGKSFNHSAYLLRHQRIHSGERPYPCLKCGKTFTWNSHLNSHQKTHTGEKPHRCPECQKCFSRRSNLLRHQRLHGMEIPYGKSLKADRILHSQSHLDDIPYICSECGKCFSARSNLFRHQRIHTGEKPYKCPECEKSFGQSSDLIQHRRTHTGEKPFSCSFCGKSFNERSHLIRHRGRHTGEKPYKCPECGKSFVQSSDLLIHRRSHAGETPYTCTECGKRFRVSSSLVRHQGLHTGEKPYKCGECGKSFSARSILVIHQRLHTGERPYECPACGKRFVQSSNLSRHRRIHTGEKPYPCAACGKRFSVRSSLVKHQRLHEPPGEEKD; encoded by the exons ATGCAGGAGAACCACGAGGCATTGGCCTCGCCGG GTGAAGGACCAGCCAGTGCTGGGTTGAGTGCAACCACACCGAACCATCAGGAAAATCCCCCGGGAACAGATTCGGCTCATCCCCTTCTCCCTGGAAAGGGGTTCGACACCCTGGAGGACCCGATCCCGAGGGATAAGAGGAGATTTTTCTGCACCGAATGCGGGAAGAGCTTCAACCACAGCGCCTACCTCCTCCGCCACCAACGCATCCACTCCGGAGAACGTCCTTATCCCTGTCTGAAATGCGGGAAAACTTTTACCTGGAATTCTCACCTGAACTCCCATCAAAAAACCCATACGGGTGAAAAACCCCATCGTTGTCCCGAATGCCAGAAATGCTTCAGCCGTCGATCCAACCTCCTCCGTCATCAACGCCTGCACGGGATGGAAATTCCTTACGGGAAAAGCTTGAAGGCTGATCGTATCCTGCATTCCCAAAGCCACCTGGATGATATTCCCTATATTTGTTCTGAATGCGGGAAATGTTTTAGCGCTCGCTCCAATCTTTTCCGTCATCAACGTATCCATACGGGAGAAAAACCCTATAAATGTCCCGAATGCGAGAAAAGTTTCGGGCAAAGCTCGGATCTCATCCAGCATCGTCGGACTCACACCGGAGAAAAACCCTTTTCCTGCTCGTTTTGCGGGAAATCCTTTAATGAACGATCTCATCTCATCCGACATCGAGGTCGGCATACAGGGGAAAAACCCTATAAGTGTCCGGAATGTGGGAAAAGCTTCGTACAAAGCTCGGATCTCCTCATCCATAGGCGATCCCATGCCGGCGAGACCCCCTATACGTGCACCGAGTGCGGGAAACGATTTCGGGTCAGCTCCAGCTTGGTACGCCATCAAGGATTACATACGGGAGAAAAACCTTATAAATGCGGGGAATGCGGGAAAAGCTTCAGCGCTCGTTCCATCCTCGTTATCCATCAACGGCTTCATACGGGAGAACGACCCTACGAGTGCCCGGCTTGCGGGAAACGTTTCGTTCAAAGTTCTAACCTCAGTCGGCATCGACGGATCCATACGGGAGAGAAACCGTATCCCTGTGCGGCTTGTGGGAAGAGATTCAGCGTCCGATCGAGCTTGGTCAAGCACCAGCGGCTCCACGAGCCACCCGGGGAGGAGAAGGATTGA
- the LOC140644814 gene encoding uncharacterized protein isoform X4: MQENHEALASPAGEGPASAGLSATTPNHQENPPGTDSAHPLLPGKGFDTLEDPIPRDKRRFFCTECGKSFNHSAYLLRHQRIHSGERPYPCLKCGKTFTWNSHLNSHQKTHTGEKPHRCPECQKCFSRRSNLLRHQRLHGMEIPYGKSLKADRILHSQSHLDDIPYICSECGKCFSARSNLFRHQRIHTGEKPYKCPECEKSFGQSSDLIQHRRTHTGEKPFSCSFCGKSFNERSHLIRHRGRHTGEKPYKCPECGKSFVQSSDLLIHRRSHAGETPYTCTECGKRFRVSSSLVRHQGLHTGEKPYKCGECGKSFSARSILVIHQRLHTGERPYECPACGKRFVQSSNLSRHRRIHTGEKPYPCAACGKRFSVRSSLVKHQRLHEPPGEEKD, translated from the exons ATGCAGGAGAACCACGAGGCATTGGCCTCGCCGG CAGGTGAAGGACCAGCCAGTGCTGGGTTGAGTGCAACCACACCGAACCATCAGGAAAATCCCCCGGGAACAGATTCGGCTCATCCCCTTCTCCCTGGAAAGGGGTTCGACACCCTGGAGGACCCGATCCCGAGGGATAAGAGGAGATTTTTCTGCACCGAATGCGGGAAGAGCTTCAACCACAGCGCCTACCTCCTCCGCCACCAACGCATCCACTCCGGAGAACGTCCTTATCCCTGTCTGAAATGCGGGAAAACTTTTACCTGGAATTCTCACCTGAACTCCCATCAAAAAACCCATACGGGTGAAAAACCCCATCGTTGTCCCGAATGCCAGAAATGCTTCAGCCGTCGATCCAACCTCCTCCGTCATCAACGCCTGCACGGGATGGAAATTCCTTACGGGAAAAGCTTGAAGGCTGATCGTATCCTGCATTCCCAAAGCCACCTGGATGATATTCCCTATATTTGTTCTGAATGCGGGAAATGTTTTAGCGCTCGCTCCAATCTTTTCCGTCATCAACGTATCCATACGGGAGAAAAACCCTATAAATGTCCCGAATGCGAGAAAAGTTTCGGGCAAAGCTCGGATCTCATCCAGCATCGTCGGACTCACACCGGAGAAAAACCCTTTTCCTGCTCGTTTTGCGGGAAATCCTTTAATGAACGATCTCATCTCATCCGACATCGAGGTCGGCATACAGGGGAAAAACCCTATAAGTGTCCGGAATGTGGGAAAAGCTTCGTACAAAGCTCGGATCTCCTCATCCATAGGCGATCCCATGCCGGCGAGACCCCCTATACGTGCACCGAGTGCGGGAAACGATTTCGGGTCAGCTCCAGCTTGGTACGCCATCAAGGATTACATACGGGAGAAAAACCTTATAAATGCGGGGAATGCGGGAAAAGCTTCAGCGCTCGTTCCATCCTCGTTATCCATCAACGGCTTCATACGGGAGAACGACCCTACGAGTGCCCGGCTTGCGGGAAACGTTTCGTTCAAAGTTCTAACCTCAGTCGGCATCGACGGATCCATACGGGAGAGAAACCGTATCCCTGTGCGGCTTGTGGGAAGAGATTCAGCGTCCGATCGAGCTTGGTCAAGCACCAGCGGCTCCACGAGCCACCCGGGGAGGAGAAGGATTGA